The following coding sequences are from one Paenibacillus sp. JDR-2 window:
- a CDS encoding DinB family protein yields the protein MVITELTAGQQAMKSWKMHRNALLELAEMLPESGGTWSPWDGAMTTLELIHHLAWTPDFFFAGMEEREMNIPPVPATMAEARELLKQLTHEHEQKLASYSESDLKRIASVKALNITEPVLEILHRLVGHEAHHKGQLYVYARLLGVKPPFYVDLSV from the coding sequence ATGGTTATTACTGAACTTACTGCTGGACAACAAGCGATGAAAAGCTGGAAGATGCACCGCAACGCATTGCTTGAGCTTGCGGAAATGCTGCCGGAATCGGGCGGAACGTGGAGCCCTTGGGATGGCGCTATGACTACGCTCGAGCTCATTCATCATTTAGCTTGGACGCCGGATTTCTTCTTTGCGGGCATGGAGGAGCGCGAGATGAATATTCCTCCGGTCCCTGCAACAATGGCAGAAGCGCGTGAGCTTCTGAAGCAGCTGACCCATGAGCATGAGCAAAAACTTGCTTCCTACTCGGAATCGGATTTAAAACGAATCGCAAGCGTTAAAGCCTTGAATATTACTGAACCTGTATTGGAAATCCTTCATCGATTAGTCGGACATGAGGCGCATCACAAAGGCCAACTGTACGTGTATGCTCGTTTGCTTGGCGTGAAGCCGCCGTTTTACGTGGATTTAAGCGTATAA
- a CDS encoding putative quinol monooxygenase — protein MITIVAILKARAGNEQQLRDELLKVAVPSRAEGGCIDYILHNSPEHREQYVLYETWKDEDALQAHLASSHYQEYRRSAEAWLASREVYRLNRI, from the coding sequence ATGATAACCATAGTTGCAATCCTGAAAGCCCGCGCAGGAAACGAACAGCAGCTTCGGGACGAGCTGTTGAAGGTAGCAGTGCCTTCACGTGCCGAAGGAGGCTGCATCGATTATATTTTGCACAATAGTCCGGAACATCGGGAACAATACGTGCTGTATGAAACTTGGAAAGATGAAGACGCCTTGCAAGCGCATCTTGCTTCTTCGCATTATCAAGAATATCGCCGGTCAGCCGAAGCCTGGTTAGCATCCAGGGAAGTATACCGGCTAAATAGAATCTAG
- a CDS encoding type 1 glutamine amidotransferase domain-containing protein produces MTKRVLMVVTTADKLSDTERTGLWLSEFGEAYVAFSGEGYEITIASPLGGQAPLDHRSLEGISQELRDTASFLTDTIKLSLVNDIDSYDAIFLPGGHGTMFDMPGNELLQSIIRTLYEAGKVVAAVCHGPAALVGVQLSDGQLLVAGKTVAAFTDEEERETTLDQYMPFLLESKLRELGANVVLSPNWTDNVQVDGNLITGQNPQSTESAAKEVIAQLNR; encoded by the coding sequence ATGACGAAACGTGTTCTAATGGTGGTTACAACCGCGGATAAATTAAGCGATACGGAGCGAACGGGCCTGTGGTTGTCCGAATTTGGCGAAGCTTATGTGGCATTTAGCGGCGAGGGATACGAAATAACAATCGCAAGCCCATTGGGCGGACAAGCTCCTTTGGATCATAGAAGCCTGGAAGGAATATCGCAGGAACTGCGGGATACCGCTAGTTTCCTTACAGATACGATAAAGCTTAGTCTCGTCAATGATATTGATTCTTACGATGCCATTTTTCTTCCCGGCGGTCACGGTACCATGTTCGACATGCCAGGCAATGAGCTGCTGCAATCGATTATCCGTACCTTGTATGAAGCGGGAAAAGTAGTGGCAGCCGTGTGCCACGGACCTGCTGCTCTTGTAGGGGTGCAATTGTCGGACGGCCAACTGTTGGTTGCCGGGAAAACCGTTGCGGCTTTTACCGACGAGGAAGAAAGGGAAACGACCTTGGACCAATACATGCCGTTTCTATTGGAATCCAAGCTTCGCGAACTAGGCGCTAACGTTGTCCTGTCTCCTAATTGGACCGATAACGTGCAGGTAGACGGGAATCTGATCACCGGTCAGAATCCACAGTCTACGGAAAGCGCGGCAAAAGAGGTTATTGCCCAATTAAACCGTTAA
- the rbsB gene encoding ribose ABC transporter substrate-binding protein RbsB: MKKLSLLAMALFIFLITGCSMEPPSWAKPDTGGDVKNMKIGLSVSTLNNPFFVSMKEGVVAEAKKHGIETIVVDAQNDSAKQSNDVDDLMQKGVNVLLINPTDSAAISTVVQSANELGIPVITLDRSADSGNVEALVASDNAKGGRMAAEYIEKLLGKGAKVVELEGVAGASATRERGKGFHELADTDLKVVAKQTADFDRTKGLNVMENLLQANPDVQAVFAHNDEMALGAIEAIRSSGKDIPVIGFDGNEDALKSIAEGKLTATVAQQPELIGQLAVQAAYDVLQGKKVEKSIPAPLKLVTKNENQ, encoded by the coding sequence ATGAAAAAGCTTTCTTTGTTAGCGATGGCATTGTTCATCTTCCTCATTACGGGATGCTCGATGGAGCCGCCAAGCTGGGCGAAGCCCGATACGGGCGGAGATGTGAAGAACATGAAGATTGGCCTCTCCGTCTCGACCTTAAACAATCCGTTCTTCGTATCGATGAAGGAGGGCGTTGTTGCGGAAGCGAAAAAGCATGGTATCGAGACCATTGTGGTCGATGCGCAGAACGATTCCGCCAAACAGAGCAACGATGTCGACGATCTGATGCAAAAGGGCGTCAATGTCCTTCTTATTAACCCAACCGATTCCGCGGCGATCTCGACGGTCGTTCAATCGGCTAACGAACTTGGCATCCCCGTTATTACGCTGGACCGTTCCGCAGACAGCGGGAACGTCGAAGCGCTTGTCGCTTCGGATAACGCGAAGGGCGGACGTATGGCGGCTGAATATATCGAGAAGCTGCTCGGCAAGGGGGCGAAGGTAGTCGAACTCGAAGGCGTCGCCGGCGCTTCGGCCACCCGGGAACGCGGGAAAGGCTTCCACGAGCTTGCGGATACGGATTTGAAAGTAGTTGCGAAGCAGACGGCGGACTTCGACCGTACAAAGGGATTAAATGTCATGGAAAACCTTCTTCAGGCAAATCCCGACGTGCAAGCCGTTTTCGCCCATAACGATGAAATGGCGCTTGGTGCCATTGAAGCGATCCGGAGCTCCGGCAAGGATATCCCGGTAATCGGCTTTGACGGCAACGAAGACGCGCTGAAGTCGATTGCGGAAGGAAAACTTACGGCAACCGTCGCACAGCAGCCGGAGCTTATCGGCCAGCTTGCCGTGCAAGCCGCATACGATGTATTGCAGGGCAAAAAGGTGGAAAAATCGATTCCGGCACCGCTGAAGCTGGTGACAAAAAACGAAAACCAATAG
- the rbsC gene encoding ribose ABC transporter permease RbsC, giving the protein MTTGNEEKSGFPLSQITQKLGPLLGLILLIAIVSIMNPSFLEPLNILNLLRQVSINALIAFGMTFVILTGGIDLSVGSILALSSAFVANMMLAGFDPIIAILLGCMVGGVMGMVNGLMITKGKMAPFIATLATMTIFRGLTLVYTNGNPITGLGDSMAFQLFGRGYMFGIPVPAITMILTFAALWIILHKTAFGRKTYAIGGNEKASIVSGIKVTRVKIMIYSLAGMLSALAGAILTSRLNSAQPTAGTSYELDAIAAVVLGGTSLSGGRGRIVGTLIGALIIGTLNNGLNLLGVSSFYQMVVKGIVILIAVLIDRKKSA; this is encoded by the coding sequence ATGACAACTGGAAATGAAGAAAAAAGCGGCTTTCCGCTTTCGCAAATTACGCAAAAATTAGGGCCTTTGCTTGGTTTGATTTTATTGATCGCGATCGTATCGATTATGAATCCTAGTTTTTTGGAACCGCTTAATATTTTGAATCTTCTGAGACAGGTGTCTATTAACGCTTTGATTGCGTTCGGCATGACCTTTGTCATTCTGACGGGCGGCATCGACTTGTCGGTTGGCTCCATCCTGGCCTTGTCTAGCGCGTTTGTGGCAAATATGATGCTGGCCGGCTTTGATCCGATTATCGCCATTCTGCTCGGCTGTATGGTCGGCGGCGTTATGGGGATGGTAAACGGTCTTATGATTACGAAAGGGAAGATGGCACCCTTTATCGCTACCTTGGCGACCATGACGATTTTCAGAGGTCTTACTCTCGTATACACGAACGGTAATCCGATAACGGGCCTGGGAGACAGCATGGCATTTCAATTATTCGGACGCGGGTATATGTTCGGCATTCCGGTCCCGGCCATTACCATGATTCTTACCTTCGCGGCTTTGTGGATTATTCTTCATAAGACGGCCTTCGGACGCAAAACTTACGCAATCGGCGGCAACGAAAAAGCGTCCATCGTATCCGGCATCAAAGTAACGCGAGTCAAAATCATGATCTATTCCTTGGCGGGTATGCTATCCGCCCTGGCCGGCGCCATTCTTACTTCCCGATTGAATTCGGCACAGCCAACGGCAGGCACCTCCTACGAGCTGGACGCGATTGCTGCCGTCGTTCTTGGCGGGACTAGCCTTTCGGGCGGCCGCGGGCGTATCGTCGGCACGCTCATCGGCGCGCTTATCATTGGCACCTTGAATAACGGTCTAAATCTGCTTGGCGTATCTTCCTTCTACCAGATGGTTGTTAAGGGAATTGTCATATTGATCGCCGTACTCATTGACAGAAAGAAATCGGCATAA
- a CDS encoding sugar ABC transporter ATP-binding protein — MHIEMKGIHKAFGGNQVLSGVDFDLVAGEVHALMGENGAGKSTLMNILTGLHAKDEGTVLIEGKETYFANPKEAERNGIAFIHQELHVWPDMTVLENLFIGREMSGNWGLLKEKKMRDLAKEQFKRLAVDIPLSALAGSCSVGQQQMIEIAKALLTDTKVIIMDEPTSALTEREIRKLFDVIEALKKNGVSIVYISHRMEEIFEICDRITVMRDGRTVDTKLIPETNFDEVVRKMVGRELTERYPARTPNPGDTVLEVKQASRKGLFENVSFQVHAGEIVGFSGLMGAGRTEMMRALFGLDRLDGGEIRFFGKKASIRKPVDAVKLGIGFITEDRKDEGLILDFSVRDNMVLPSLSSFTSKGLLSSNKEKTFVDALIKRLQIKTHTADTAVGNLSGGNQQKVVIAKWVGIGPRLLILDEPTRGVDVGAKREIYQLMNELTAHGVAIIMVSSELPEVLGMSDRIVVVHEGRIAGELSKEEATQENIMMLATGGL, encoded by the coding sequence ATGCACATTGAGATGAAAGGCATTCATAAAGCTTTTGGCGGCAACCAAGTGCTCTCCGGCGTCGATTTCGATTTGGTCGCAGGCGAGGTTCATGCCCTTATGGGGGAGAACGGGGCAGGCAAATCCACCTTGATGAATATATTGACGGGTCTGCATGCCAAAGACGAAGGAACGGTTCTGATCGAAGGGAAAGAAACGTATTTCGCAAACCCGAAGGAAGCGGAACGTAACGGGATAGCTTTTATCCATCAGGAGCTCCATGTTTGGCCGGATATGACCGTGCTGGAGAATCTGTTCATCGGACGCGAGATGTCCGGCAATTGGGGGTTGTTGAAGGAAAAGAAAATGCGAGATCTGGCGAAGGAGCAATTCAAACGCTTAGCCGTGGATATTCCGTTAAGCGCCTTGGCCGGGTCCTGTTCGGTCGGCCAGCAGCAAATGATCGAAATCGCCAAAGCTTTGTTAACGGACACCAAAGTCATCATTATGGACGAACCAACTTCGGCTCTGACGGAAAGAGAGATAAGAAAGCTGTTCGATGTCATTGAAGCACTGAAGAAGAACGGCGTTTCCATCGTTTATATCTCGCACCGGATGGAGGAGATCTTCGAAATCTGCGATCGCATCACCGTCATGCGGGATGGCCGTACCGTTGATACAAAGCTTATTCCCGAAACGAATTTCGATGAGGTCGTAAGAAAAATGGTAGGCCGGGAGCTAACGGAACGATATCCCGCTCGAACACCAAATCCCGGTGATACCGTGTTGGAAGTAAAACAAGCCTCGCGAAAAGGCTTGTTCGAAAATGTCAGCTTCCAAGTTCATGCGGGTGAAATCGTAGGCTTCTCCGGTTTAATGGGGGCAGGCCGCACGGAGATGATGAGAGCTTTGTTTGGCCTGGACAGGCTGGACGGCGGCGAAATCCGTTTCTTCGGCAAGAAAGCCTCCATCCGGAAGCCGGTGGATGCCGTCAAGCTAGGGATTGGCTTTATCACGGAGGACAGAAAGGATGAAGGGCTTATTCTTGACTTCTCCGTGAGAGATAATATGGTTCTTCCCAGCCTCAGCAGCTTCACATCCAAGGGATTGCTCTCTTCCAATAAGGAGAAAACGTTTGTTGACGCCTTGATCAAAAGGCTGCAAATCAAAACCCATACGGCGGATACGGCTGTCGGCAATTTGTCCGGCGGCAATCAACAGAAGGTTGTAATCGCCAAGTGGGTAGGCATCGGACCGAGACTGCTTATTCTAGACGAACCGACCCGCGGAGTGGATGTGGGTGCTAAACGGGAAATCTACCAGTTGATGAACGAACTGACGGCACATGGCGTCGCGATCATCATGGTATCGTCGGAATTGCCCGAGGTGCTTGGCATGAGCGACCGCATTGTGGTTGTGCATGAGGGTCGCATCGCGGGAGAGCTGAGCAAAGAAGAAGCGACGCAAGAGAATATTATGATGCTCGCGACAGGGGGACTGTAA
- the rbsD gene encoding D-ribose pyranase, protein MKKQGILNSHIAKVLADLGHTDTLVIADVGLPVPEGVLKIDLALTLGTPSFEDTVNAVVADMTVEKVILAEEISTANRDTLQFIERKFHGLEIGRCPHEEFKRLTREAKAVIRTGEAKPYANVILKAGVNFG, encoded by the coding sequence ATGAAGAAGCAAGGCATACTGAACAGCCATATTGCCAAAGTACTGGCCGATCTCGGCCATACCGACACGCTGGTGATCGCGGATGTCGGCCTTCCCGTCCCTGAGGGCGTACTGAAGATCGATCTGGCGCTGACGCTTGGCACACCTAGCTTTGAAGATACCGTAAACGCCGTAGTGGCGGACATGACTGTCGAGAAAGTGATTCTGGCCGAAGAGATTAGTACGGCTAATCGGGATACGCTTCAATTTATAGAACGGAAGTTTCATGGCCTGGAGATCGGGAGATGCCCGCACGAGGAGTTTAAACGACTAACTCGCGAAGCTAAAGCCGTCATCCGCACGGGCGAAGCGAAACCGTACGCGAATGTGATATTGAAGGCAGGAGTTAATTTTGGATAA
- the rbsK gene encoding ribokinase codes for MAKIIVVGSSSVDLVVTAARRPGAGETVLGEGFATVPGGKGANQAIAAARLGAEVTMIGRVGDDVYGQEILNNFRMNNVFNGYVEPVTHMASGTAHIVLAEGDNSIVVVPAANNEVTPAFIEKCKEAFHKADILLIQQEIPEETVAYVGELCKEMQLPLLLNPAPARPLTEELIANATYLTPNEHEARVLFPGLSLSEALRRYPNKLFITEGSRGVRFFDGQQEVLVPSYKVEAVDTTGAGDTFNAAFAVALAEGRPIRDCVKFANRAASLSVTKFGAQGGMPIRREVEEQM; via the coding sequence ATGGCAAAAATAATAGTAGTCGGAAGTTCATCGGTCGACCTCGTCGTAACGGCGGCGAGGCGTCCCGGGGCAGGAGAAACGGTTCTCGGGGAAGGTTTTGCCACCGTTCCGGGAGGCAAGGGGGCTAATCAGGCGATTGCCGCTGCGCGTCTAGGCGCAGAAGTAACGATGATTGGACGCGTAGGAGACGATGTTTACGGTCAAGAAATTTTAAACAATTTTAGAATGAATAATGTTTTTAACGGATATGTGGAACCGGTTACACATATGGCGAGCGGAACTGCACATATTGTACTCGCGGAAGGCGACAATAGTATCGTTGTTGTTCCTGCGGCGAACAATGAAGTGACCCCGGCTTTTATTGAAAAATGCAAGGAAGCGTTCCACAAAGCCGACATCCTATTAATCCAGCAGGAAATTCCGGAGGAAACCGTCGCATATGTAGGTGAACTTTGCAAGGAAATGCAATTGCCGCTGCTGCTGAATCCCGCTCCGGCTCGTCCGCTCACGGAAGAGCTGATTGCGAATGCGACGTATTTGACGCCAAACGAGCATGAAGCAAGGGTTTTGTTTCCCGGCCTTAGCTTATCCGAAGCATTGCGCCGTTATCCGAACAAGCTGTTTATCACGGAAGGCAGCCGGGGAGTGCGATTCTTTGATGGGCAACAAGAGGTGCTGGTTCCTTCCTACAAGGTCGAAGCCGTCGATACGACCGGTGCGGGAGATACCTTTAACGCCGCGTTTGCCGTCGCGCTCGCGGAGGGAAGGCCGATTCGCGATTGCGTGAAGTTTGCTAACCGTGCCGCTTCCCTGTCCGTCACGAAATTCGGCGCGCAGGGCGGCATGCCAATACGGAGAGAAGTAGAGGAGCAGATGTAA
- a CDS encoding LacI family DNA-binding transcriptional regulator, translated as MATIRDVAKHAGVSVATVSRMINDTGYVHEDTRKKIETAIKELHYTPNEVARSLYKRKSRLTGLLLPDIANPFFPELARGVEDEMQRNEFRIIFGNSDENKAKEKEYIQTFVQNNVVGIIASTNFPDSDMYRKLNIPVVFLDRTADNRPSVYSDGREGGRMAAREIADRGSRRVTVMRGPRHIRPAQDRYEGAVEALGERGIVFNVIQTSSFSFTDAGTWARELFERYPETDGVIASNDIVAAAVLHEALRLGKKVPEDVQIIGFDDIPLSRLLTPSLTTIRQPAYDMGKAAASLLIRLIENEVVDEPTIQMPVTFAERDTTRKAEMQWQK; from the coding sequence ATGGCAACCATTAGAGACGTAGCGAAGCATGCAGGCGTTTCGGTCGCGACCGTGTCGCGGATGATTAACGATACGGGTTATGTGCACGAAGATACGCGCAAGAAAATTGAAACCGCTATCAAGGAGCTTCATTATACGCCAAATGAAGTCGCAAGATCTTTATATAAACGAAAGTCGCGGTTGACCGGCTTGCTGCTGCCGGACATAGCGAATCCATTCTTTCCCGAGCTTGCGCGCGGGGTGGAGGATGAGATGCAGCGCAATGAGTTCCGGATCATCTTCGGCAACAGCGACGAGAATAAAGCGAAGGAGAAGGAATATATCCAAACCTTCGTACAGAATAACGTGGTTGGCATCATCGCTTCCACGAACTTTCCCGACAGCGACATGTACCGGAAGCTGAACATTCCCGTCGTGTTTCTGGACCGGACAGCGGATAACCGTCCTTCCGTCTATTCGGATGGACGGGAAGGCGGAAGAATGGCAGCGCGGGAAATTGCCGATCGCGGCAGCCGGCGGGTAACCGTTATGCGGGGACCAAGGCATATCCGGCCTGCTCAGGACCGTTACGAAGGGGCGGTTGAAGCTTTGGGGGAACGGGGCATCGTATTTAACGTCATTCAAACCTCGTCGTTCTCCTTTACGGATGCGGGGACATGGGCAAGGGAATTGTTCGAGCGGTATCCGGAGACTGACGGCGTTATCGCGAGCAACGACATTGTAGCGGCCGCCGTCTTGCATGAAGCACTTAGGCTAGGAAAGAAAGTCCCGGAGGACGTGCAGATTATCGGCTTTGACGATATTCCGCTCAGCCGTTTGCTGACTCCGTCGCTTACGACAATTCGCCAGCCGGCTTACGATATGGGAAAAGCGGCGGCCAGCCTGCTCATTCGGCTGATCGAAAATGAAGTAGTGGATGAACCAACCATTCAGATGCCCGTAACGTTTGCGGAACGGGATACAACCAGAAAGGCGGAAATGCAATGGCAAAAATAA
- a CDS encoding LysR family transcriptional regulator has protein sequence MRIEWLVAFRQIAEMKSLTKASEFLHISQPALSKQIRNLEVELGAQLLLRSTTGVTLTQAGQILLEGSKNILNDMNAIRREIALIQDEGKSDLTIGSWPSIATIFLPGQIARSQQAKGQLDIKFRVFYCFYDLLTSLENGIIDAALFDDREVNHSFFSTPVFSEKFFMFVNVDHPVYGSKDEVFFDEIKHENFVMLTEGCDVRMLIDQEFSGRNEKMNIALEFELGQSILGYIHANLGISILPEIFIIQMKNTTKAIPIADFGTVRRISAITREKSVNRQLGFIFDSV, from the coding sequence ATGAGAATAGAGTGGCTGGTGGCCTTTCGTCAGATCGCAGAGATGAAGAGCTTAACGAAAGCCAGCGAATTCCTGCATATCAGCCAGCCCGCGTTAAGCAAGCAAATTCGCAATTTGGAAGTGGAGCTGGGAGCTCAATTATTGCTTCGGTCGACTACAGGCGTCACTTTAACACAGGCTGGACAAATTTTGCTTGAAGGAAGCAAAAATATTTTAAACGATATGAATGCCATTCGACGGGAGATTGCGCTAATTCAGGACGAGGGGAAATCCGACCTCACAATAGGTTCTTGGCCAAGTATAGCGACGATCTTTCTTCCAGGTCAAATTGCGCGGAGTCAGCAGGCTAAAGGACAGTTAGACATAAAATTCAGAGTATTTTATTGTTTCTACGATTTATTGACCAGTCTGGAAAACGGCATCATCGATGCCGCTTTATTTGATGATAGGGAGGTGAACCACTCCTTTTTCTCCACTCCGGTTTTTTCGGAAAAGTTCTTTATGTTTGTAAATGTCGACCATCCTGTTTACGGAAGTAAAGACGAAGTATTCTTTGATGAAATCAAGCATGAGAATTTTGTTATGTTGACTGAAGGCTGTGACGTTAGGATGTTGATTGATCAGGAGTTTTCCGGAAGAAACGAGAAAATGAATATAGCTTTGGAATTTGAGCTCGGACAAAGCATATTGGGCTATATTCACGCTAATTTGGGGATTTCTATTTTGCCGGAAATCTTTATTATTCAAATGAAGAATACGACAAAAGCGATTCCTATTGCCGATTTCGGAACGGTACGCCGGATCTCGGCCATAACGCGGGAAAAATCCGTTAACAGACAATTGGGGTTTATTTTTGACTCCGTATAA
- a CDS encoding adenosylcobalamin-dependent ribonucleoside-diphosphate reductase, with amino-acid sequence MAMTQKLEGLSEKIFLDRYAWKNADTKNTAVGDVVLVLTKDDPKFPAKEVGEVTGRSGDEVTVKLRSGDTVTSSVEKLTLTIEKTPEEMWNRLAGAMAGVEQGEEKRRTWTERFRYILDDWKLVPGGRIAAGAGASDELTLFNCYVIPSPKDSRGGIMTTLSEMTEIMARGGGVGINLSSLRPRRAVVAGVNGSSSGAVSWGGLFSYTTGLIEQGGSRRGALMLMINDWHPDVLDFITVKQTMGQVTNANLSVCVSNAFMKAVKEDLDWELVFPDTKETDYDELWDGDLEAWKKLGKKVVHYKTVRARDVWHTIIESAWKSAEPGVVFMEYYNQMSNSWYFNPIICTNPCGEQGLPGWGVCNLSAINLSKFYDESKHDVNWEELGKVTQWSVRFLDNVIDTTPYHFEENEKNQKKERRVGLGTMGLAELMIKLGVRYGSPESLLFLDKIYGFMAREAYLASAEIASEKGSFEAFDAEKFLQSGFMKNMVSEFPEVGEAVLAKGMRNVTVITQAPTGSTGTMVGTSTGIEPYFAFEYFRQSRLGFDKQLVPIAQAWKDAHPGEELPDYFVTAMNLSAKDHIRVQAAIQRWVDSSISKTANCPSDFTVEETKELYEMAFDLGCKGVTIYRDGSRDVQVLSTKKDDEKPDAAGEAAAAAEAVKEEDKLENLNTTLNAKESPQVEQEFDKQYKRRPQILRGATYKVNTPFGMAYITINDLNGIPGEIFLNVGKAGSDVFAMAEALGRVCSLFLRYGDHGNKVKLLIKHLKGIGGTGAIGFGANRVESIADAVAKALEIHIESTNEQAAAYEPVKAASAVAFAAAPAAEDSHKHGEVTSRDLCPSCGSASLINIEGCKQCSNCGYSKCN; translated from the coding sequence ATGGCAATGACGCAGAAATTGGAAGGCCTTAGCGAAAAAATATTTTTGGACCGTTATGCTTGGAAAAACGCGGACACAAAGAATACGGCAGTAGGGGATGTCGTACTGGTCCTGACGAAGGATGATCCGAAATTTCCGGCCAAAGAGGTCGGGGAAGTCACCGGACGCAGCGGCGATGAAGTAACCGTTAAGCTTAGAAGCGGGGACACCGTAACATCCAGCGTGGAGAAACTCACGCTTACTATAGAGAAGACTCCGGAAGAGATGTGGAACCGTCTAGCCGGTGCGATGGCTGGCGTCGAGCAAGGCGAAGAGAAGCGGCGTACCTGGACGGAAAGGTTCCGTTACATTCTGGATGACTGGAAGCTTGTTCCGGGCGGCCGTATTGCTGCCGGTGCCGGCGCAAGCGACGAATTGACATTGTTCAACTGCTACGTTATTCCTTCGCCAAAGGACAGCCGCGGCGGCATTATGACAACACTGTCGGAGATGACGGAAATCATGGCGCGCGGCGGCGGCGTGGGGATCAACCTGTCTTCGCTGCGTCCTAGACGGGCTGTTGTTGCCGGTGTTAACGGATCCTCGAGCGGTGCCGTATCCTGGGGAGGCCTGTTTAGCTATACAACCGGCCTGATTGAGCAGGGCGGCAGCCGCAGAGGCGCGCTCATGCTCATGATTAACGACTGGCATCCGGATGTGCTTGATTTCATTACGGTTAAGCAAACAATGGGGCAAGTGACGAATGCGAACCTCTCGGTATGCGTAAGCAATGCGTTTATGAAAGCCGTGAAGGAAGACCTGGATTGGGAGCTCGTATTCCCGGATACCAAGGAAACGGATTACGACGAGCTGTGGGACGGAGATCTGGAGGCATGGAAGAAGCTCGGCAAGAAGGTTGTCCATTATAAAACGGTTCGCGCACGCGATGTATGGCATACGATTATTGAATCGGCGTGGAAGTCCGCTGAGCCAGGCGTCGTCTTTATGGAGTATTACAACCAGATGTCGAACAGCTGGTATTTCAATCCGATTATTTGCACGAATCCTTGCGGCGAGCAAGGGCTGCCAGGCTGGGGCGTCTGCAACCTGTCTGCGATTAATCTGTCCAAATTTTACGATGAGAGCAAGCATGACGTGAATTGGGAGGAGCTGGGGAAGGTAACCCAGTGGTCCGTTCGCTTCCTCGATAACGTTATTGATACAACCCCTTACCATTTCGAAGAAAATGAGAAGAATCAGAAGAAGGAGCGCCGCGTTGGCCTTGGCACGATGGGGCTTGCCGAGCTGATGATCAAGCTGGGCGTCCGTTACGGCAGTCCGGAATCTCTTCTATTCCTCGATAAAATATATGGTTTTATGGCACGGGAGGCTTATCTCGCTTCGGCGGAGATCGCTTCGGAGAAAGGCTCGTTCGAAGCGTTTGACGCGGAGAAGTTTCTGCAAAGCGGGTTTATGAAAAACATGGTGTCGGAATTCCCTGAGGTAGGCGAAGCGGTTCTGGCCAAAGGCATGCGCAACGTGACCGTTATTACGCAGGCTCCAACAGGCAGCACCGGTACGATGGTAGGGACCTCGACAGGCATCGAGCCGTATTTTGCGTTCGAGTATTTCCGTCAGAGCCGTCTCGGCTTCGATAAACAGCTGGTGCCAATCGCGCAGGCTTGGAAGGACGCTCACCCGGGCGAAGAGCTGCCGGATTACTTCGTAACGGCGATGAATTTGTCGGCGAAGGATCATATCCGAGTGCAAGCGGCGATTCAGCGCTGGGTTGACAGCTCGATCTCGAAGACGGCGAATTGTCCAAGCGACTTTACGGTTGAAGAAACAAAAGAGCTGTACGAGATGGCGTTTGATCTAGGCTGTAAAGGCGTTACGATCTATCGCGACGGCAGCCGCGACGTTCAGGTATTGTCGACGAAGAAAGACGATGAAAAACCGGATGCGGCTGGCGAAGCCGCTGCGGCAGCGGAAGCGGTGAAAGAGGAAGATAAACTCGAGAATCTGAATACGACTCTTAATGCAAAAGAATCGCCGCAGGTAGAGCAGGAATTCGACAAGCAGTACAAACGCCGTCCGCAAATTCTTCGCGGGGCAACCTATAAAGTAAACACGCCATTTGGTATGGCCTATATCACGATTAACGATCTGAACGGTATTCCGGGCGAGATCTTCCTGAACGTAGGCAAAGCCGGTTCCGACGTATTCGCGATGGCGGAAGCGCTAGGCCGCGTCTGCTCCTTGTTCCTCCGTTACGGGGATCACGGCAACAAAGTGAAACTGCTGATCAAGCATCTTAAAGGCATTGGCGGCACCGGAGCCATCGGCTTTGGAGCAAACCGCGTAGAATCAATCGCGGACGCGGTTGCGAAGGCGCTGGAGATTCATATCGAGAGCACCAACGAGCAGGCGGCTGCTTACGAGCCTGTAAAAGCAGCTTCAGCCGTAGCCTTTGCTGCAGCACCTGCTGCGGAGGATTCGCATAAGCACGGCGAGGTGACCTCGCGAGACCTATGCCCATCCTGCGGATCGGCTTCGCTGATCAATATCGAAGGCTGCAAGCAATGCAGCAACTGCGGCTATAGCAAGTGCAATTAA